The proteins below come from a single Cupriavidus pauculus genomic window:
- a CDS encoding ATP-binding protein has translation MYASSFLDARRESGFEIFWEDADVIFGKFRRPDAEGRWHPMLAVWTHSDNPAPATLCRLAREYALRDVLDSAWAARPLASHRERGHGVLLLEDPGATPLCRLTGTSMDVDRFLRLAVPIASALAGFHAAGLLHRNIKPAHILVDTERDAADGAAEARAWLTGFGIATHEADRGDAPAPLHEIAGTLAYMAPEQTGCMDLPVDARSDLYALGITFYEMLAGTLPFRAHDAKDWVYNHMARQPAPVDQGRRWIPAAVAQIVMKLLAKAPEDRYQSAAGLAADLRHCLEAWRQARDIAPFPLGRYERAARDPAFRAVPHADRAGGMRRNDAAPPRDIPEAERRFAALIDANANLFELAAATRMLLELLMASDQRERAAAVGVQYLQRAEGGWAAHPRAEDVQHEFRLLRQRLRERLGERPVADLLDLPPMTDRVALGTMDVLTALMPPAWYTDEYLRTRVILRMVNLSLAHGNADTSSLCYAWLAMILEPAAGNAENVAFAQLAMALADRRGIANVQARVYQVVGAHVLPWRDPLPVATGVLRRALDVMSRIGDVTHASFIHNNLITHALVGGDALATVQPEAEAGLAYARHARFGLATDRIAPQLQLIRTLRGLTPVFGSFDEPGTDKGAGEAGGFGQSGFNESAFAGRVTGDAGLALAACWYWIRRLQARFFSGDIDAAVHAADQAERLLWSCPSFLEQVEHCFYAALALAAQRDNATDAQQRRESLAVYHRQLQSWAAHCPATFADRAALVGAEIARLDGRDGRDMEAMRRYESAIEAARDQGHIHLQALANELAARFYLSRGLPKVARMYLREARRCYSHWGADAKVWQLDALYPRLADEDRPPAPTGAIGSPLGGTIGAPLEHLDLATVLEVSQAISREIHLDKLVDTLMRTALEQAGATRGMLILLRDGRPRLAADAVADENGIVVRTPEAEAEAGIQAGAPTASVAPLAPLGADTAPIPLIEQVLASGESVAVDNAPNLSAYMNDPYVQRHRPRSMLGLPLFNQATLVGILYVENRLAPRVFMPARAAMLKLLASQAAVALENSRLYHERRRADAARMQAQCELAHVSRVMTLSALASSIAHEVSQPLAAIIANTSAAMRWLRRAPPNLDEAQAALQGVAAQGERASAVIVGMRALLKKTATAYERVDLNAVIGDTLPLVRGEAARRRCAIAMTLATDLPHVAGDRVQLQQVVLNLLMNAIEASAEPEGVARPRRREILVRTARAEAGGVLVAVHDEGVGLRPDQAEQLFEAFYTTKEQGLGMGLAICRSIVESHAGRLWASPNHPAGAIFQFVIPADVSNIDSPTHHS, from the coding sequence ATGTACGCCTCTTCATTTCTGGACGCACGCCGCGAATCTGGCTTCGAGATCTTCTGGGAAGATGCCGACGTCATCTTCGGCAAGTTCCGCCGTCCCGACGCGGAGGGACGCTGGCACCCCATGCTCGCGGTCTGGACGCACAGCGACAATCCGGCGCCCGCGACGCTGTGCCGCCTGGCGCGCGAATACGCGCTGCGCGACGTGCTGGACAGCGCCTGGGCGGCGCGCCCGCTGGCCTCGCATCGCGAGCGCGGCCATGGCGTGCTGCTGCTCGAGGACCCGGGCGCCACGCCGCTCTGCCGCCTGACCGGCACGTCGATGGACGTGGACCGGTTCCTGCGGCTCGCGGTACCGATCGCGTCCGCCCTGGCCGGATTTCATGCCGCCGGTCTGCTCCACCGCAATATCAAGCCCGCGCATATCCTCGTGGATACGGAGCGGGATGCCGCTGACGGCGCCGCCGAGGCCCGTGCGTGGCTGACCGGCTTCGGCATCGCCACGCACGAGGCCGACCGCGGCGACGCGCCCGCCCCGCTCCACGAGATTGCCGGCACGCTCGCCTATATGGCACCCGAACAAACGGGATGCATGGACCTGCCCGTGGATGCGCGCAGCGATCTGTACGCACTGGGGATCACGTTCTACGAGATGCTTGCCGGTACGCTGCCGTTCCGCGCGCACGACGCGAAGGATTGGGTCTACAACCATATGGCGCGCCAGCCCGCCCCCGTCGATCAGGGCCGGCGATGGATTCCCGCCGCGGTGGCACAAATCGTGATGAAGCTGCTGGCCAAGGCGCCCGAAGATCGCTATCAAAGCGCCGCGGGTCTCGCCGCGGACCTGCGGCATTGCCTCGAGGCCTGGCGGCAGGCGCGCGATATCGCCCCGTTTCCGCTGGGCCGCTATGAGCGCGCCGCGCGCGATCCCGCATTCCGCGCCGTGCCGCATGCCGACCGGGCCGGTGGCATGCGGCGCAACGATGCCGCGCCGCCGCGCGACATTCCGGAGGCCGAACGCCGGTTCGCCGCGCTGATCGATGCCAACGCCAACCTGTTCGAACTCGCCGCGGCAACGCGCATGCTGCTCGAACTGCTGATGGCGAGCGACCAGCGCGAACGCGCGGCCGCCGTAGGCGTGCAGTACCTCCAGCGCGCCGAGGGCGGATGGGCCGCGCATCCGCGCGCGGAGGACGTACAGCATGAGTTCCGCCTGCTGCGGCAGCGGTTGCGCGAACGGCTGGGGGAGCGGCCGGTCGCCGACCTGCTCGACCTGCCGCCGATGACCGACCGCGTGGCCCTGGGCACCATGGACGTGCTCACGGCCCTGATGCCGCCGGCCTGGTACACCGACGAGTATCTGCGCACGCGCGTGATCCTGCGCATGGTCAACCTGAGTCTTGCGCACGGCAATGCCGATACGTCGTCCCTCTGCTATGCGTGGCTGGCGATGATCCTCGAGCCGGCCGCGGGCAATGCCGAGAATGTCGCGTTCGCGCAACTGGCCATGGCGCTTGCGGACCGGCGCGGCATAGCCAATGTGCAGGCGCGCGTCTATCAGGTGGTGGGCGCGCATGTGCTGCCGTGGCGCGACCCGTTGCCGGTGGCGACCGGGGTGCTGCGCCGCGCGCTCGATGTGATGAGCCGCATCGGCGACGTGACCCACGCTTCGTTTATCCACAACAATCTGATCACGCATGCGCTGGTCGGCGGCGATGCGCTGGCGACGGTTCAGCCCGAGGCCGAGGCCGGCCTGGCCTATGCGCGCCACGCACGCTTTGGTCTGGCGACCGATCGCATTGCCCCGCAGCTGCAGTTGATTCGCACGCTGCGCGGCCTGACGCCGGTGTTCGGTTCGTTCGACGAGCCCGGCACCGACAAGGGAGCCGGCGAAGCGGGCGGATTCGGGCAGAGCGGTTTCAATGAAAGCGCCTTCGCGGGGCGTGTCACCGGCGACGCTGGTCTCGCGCTCGCCGCGTGCTGGTACTGGATTCGCCGGCTGCAGGCGCGTTTCTTCTCGGGCGACATCGATGCCGCCGTCCATGCGGCCGACCAGGCCGAGCGTCTGCTCTGGTCCTGCCCGTCGTTCCTGGAACAGGTGGAGCACTGCTTCTACGCCGCCCTCGCGCTCGCCGCCCAGCGCGACAACGCCACGGACGCGCAGCAACGGCGGGAGTCGCTGGCCGTCTACCATCGCCAGCTCCAGAGCTGGGCCGCGCATTGTCCGGCGACCTTCGCCGACCGCGCCGCGCTGGTCGGGGCGGAGATCGCGCGGCTCGATGGCCGCGACGGTCGCGATATGGAGGCCATGCGGCGCTACGAATCCGCGATCGAGGCCGCGCGCGATCAGGGACACATCCACCTGCAGGCGCTTGCGAACGAGCTGGCCGCGCGCTTCTATCTCTCGCGCGGATTGCCCAAGGTCGCGCGGATGTATCTGCGGGAAGCACGGCGCTGCTATAGCCACTGGGGCGCCGATGCCAAGGTCTGGCAACTCGATGCGCTGTATCCGCGCCTGGCCGATGAAGACCGCCCGCCCGCGCCGACGGGCGCTATCGGGAGCCCGCTCGGCGGCACCATCGGCGCCCCGCTGGAGCATCTGGACCTCGCGACCGTGCTCGAGGTATCGCAGGCGATCTCGCGCGAGATCCACCTCGACAAGCTTGTGGACACGCTCATGCGCACCGCGCTGGAGCAGGCCGGCGCCACGCGCGGCATGCTGATCCTGCTGCGCGATGGCCGCCCGCGTCTCGCGGCCGATGCCGTCGCCGACGAGAACGGCATCGTCGTGCGAACGCCCGAGGCGGAGGCCGAGGCGGGTATCCAGGCCGGCGCCCCCACTGCATCGGTCGCACCGCTCGCACCGCTGGGAGCGGACACCGCGCCGATCCCGCTGATCGAGCAGGTGCTCGCCTCCGGCGAGAGCGTGGCCGTGGACAACGCGCCCAATCTGTCCGCCTATATGAACGATCCGTACGTGCAGCGGCATCGGCCCCGCTCGATGCTGGGCCTCCCGCTGTTCAACCAGGCCACGCTGGTCGGCATTTTGTATGTGGAGAACCGGCTCGCGCCACGCGTGTTCATGCCGGCCCGCGCCGCGATGCTCAAGCTGCTCGCCTCGCAGGCCGCCGTCGCGCTCGAGAACAGCCGCCTGTACCACGAGCGCCGGCGCGCCGATGCCGCGCGAATGCAGGCGCAGTGCGAGCTTGCGCACGTCTCGCGCGTGATGACGCTCAGCGCGCTGGCCTCGTCCATCGCGCACGAGGTCAGCCAGCCCCTTGCCGCGATCATCGCCAACACGAGCGCGGCCATGCGCTGGCTGCGCCGCGCGCCGCCGAACCTCGACGAGGCGCAGGCCGCCCTGCAGGGCGTGGCCGCGCAGGGCGAACGCGCGAGCGCCGTCATCGTGGGCATGCGCGCGCTACTCAAGAAGACGGCTACCGCATACGAGCGCGTGGACCTGAACGCGGTCATCGGGGACACGCTGCCGCTGGTGCGCGGCGAGGCCGCGCGGCGCCGTTGCGCGATCGCCATGACGCTGGCGACGGACCTGCCACACGTGGCCGGCGACCGCGTGCAGCTGCAGCAGGTGGTGCTCAACCTGCTGATGAATGCCATCGAGGCCAGCGCCGAGCCGGAAGGCGTTGCCAGACCGCGCCGCCGCGAGATCCTCGTGCGTACCGCGCGGGCGGAGGCCGGGGGCGTACTCGTGGCCGTCCACGACGAGGGCGTCGGACTGCGGCCGGACCAGGCCGAGCAACTGTTCGAAGCGTTCTACACGACCAAGGAGCAGGGACTGGGCATGGGCCTTGCAATCTGCCGGTCGATCGTCGAGTCGCATGCGGGCCGCCTGTGGGCCTCGCCGAATCACCCGGCGGGCGCGATCTTCCAGTTCGTCATCCCGGCCGACGTATCGAATATCGATTCCCCCACTCATCACTCTTGA
- a CDS encoding XapX domain-containing protein, whose amino-acid sequence MKLYLVSLGAGVLVGIIYALMQVRSPAPPAVALIGLLGMLIGEQVVPPIKRMLAGEPVTVAWFHAECVPKITGTPGPLASRESPAKDEAH is encoded by the coding sequence ATGAAACTCTATCTCGTCTCCCTCGGTGCCGGCGTGCTCGTCGGCATCATCTATGCACTGATGCAGGTGCGTTCGCCCGCGCCGCCCGCAGTGGCGCTTATCGGGCTGCTCGGCATGCTGATCGGCGAACAGGTGGTTCCGCCTATCAAACGCATGCTGGCGGGCGAGCCGGTTACAGTCGCGTGGTTCCACGCGGAGTGCGTGCCGAAGATCACGGGCACGCCCGGTCCGCTGGCCTCGCGCGAGTCGCCCGCGAAGGACGAAGCGCACTGA
- a CDS encoding helix-turn-helix domain-containing protein, with protein sequence MPAIAPRTAPPPLPQAPAAASVDTFGCTADRLSDDQALIGKDVQFYRKSSLGKRATQVVMPATDRGVLLGVSLRGGHRRRIFDGRHANTHDFDNGAIYLRSLAVEYKADFCSDFDFMLVEISRAFIERVALERGAGTGNLQPMAAHADPVLAHLAHAMVPLLQHPEQACQLFVDQLSLAIGAHLVHRYGGGAALPEDGGKALRRLPQRSVERAKEMLAARMDGNLSVGEVADACQLSRSHFTRAFRESTGQTPHQWLIERRLERAYGLLRNTELALADVAVACGFCDQSHFTRVFSRATGVTPGVWRREAVGREMP encoded by the coding sequence ATGCCCGCGATCGCTCCTCGAACGGCGCCCCCGCCGTTGCCTCAGGCGCCCGCCGCTGCCAGCGTGGACACTTTCGGCTGCACGGCCGACCGGCTTAGCGACGATCAGGCGCTGATCGGCAAGGACGTCCAGTTCTACCGCAAGAGTTCGCTCGGCAAGCGCGCGACGCAGGTCGTCATGCCCGCCACGGACCGCGGCGTGCTGCTTGGCGTATCGTTGCGCGGCGGCCACCGTCGCCGCATCTTCGATGGCCGGCATGCGAACACGCACGACTTCGACAACGGCGCGATCTACCTCCGCAGTCTCGCGGTGGAGTACAAGGCCGATTTCTGCAGCGACTTCGATTTCATGCTCGTGGAGATCTCGCGCGCGTTTATCGAGCGCGTGGCCCTCGAGCGCGGCGCGGGGACGGGCAATCTCCAGCCGATGGCCGCCCATGCCGATCCGGTGCTTGCGCATCTGGCCCACGCGATGGTGCCACTGCTGCAGCACCCGGAGCAGGCGTGCCAGCTGTTCGTCGATCAACTGAGCCTCGCCATCGGCGCGCATCTGGTGCATCGCTATGGCGGCGGCGCGGCATTGCCCGAGGATGGCGGCAAGGCGCTCAGGCGGCTGCCCCAGCGCAGCGTGGAGCGCGCCAAGGAAATGCTGGCCGCGCGCATGGACGGTAACCTGTCCGTCGGCGAGGTGGCCGACGCGTGCCAGCTCTCGCGCAGCCATTTCACGCGCGCGTTTCGCGAATCGACGGGACAGACACCCCACCAGTGGCTGATCGAGCGCCGGCTCGAGCGCGCCTATGGCCTGCTACGCAATACCGAACTGGCGCTGGCCGACGTGGCCGTGGCATGCGGCTTCTGCGATCAGAGCCACTTCACCCGCGTGTTCTCGCGCGCCACGGGCGTCACCCCCGGAGTCTGGCGCCGCGAGGCGGTTGGCAGGGAAATGCCCTGA
- a CDS encoding MFS transporter — protein MTSTTARPAAGSFAPLAQPTFAILWVATILGNIGSFMRDVASAWLATDLSTSPAAVATIQAAATLPVFLLAIPAGVLSDILDRRRFLIVIQIGLAIVSGSLMMLAWRGALTIELLIGLAFVGGIGAAMMGPTWQSIVPELVPPSTLRQAVALNALGVNIARAIGPATGGLLLAAFGASATYGADLLSYLFVIGALIWWRRPVQPPDPLREHFFSAFRAGLRFTRAHSKLHIVLLRAAVHFAFGSSIWALLPLVARQLLHGGAGLYGVLLGAVGAGAIAGALIMPPLQKRLDADGMVLLSAAVTAVVMAVLSFAPPVWLALPLLLLLGAAWIMALTTLGGAAQAILPNWVRGRALAVYQMVFNGAMAGGSLLWGFVAQALGTPHALLMAAIGLAIAASLLHRVRLPRGEEDLVPAQHWPEPEMADGMADRITHDRGPVMILIEYRVTPANRDDFLRAVYKLSEERLRDGAFNWGVMEDPADPDLMTEWFLVESWAEHLRQHRRVPNADADVQRDIAQFHSGSEPPRVRHLLGVGLPAA, from the coding sequence ATGACCTCGACGACCGCCAGACCTGCCGCGGGCTCTTTCGCACCGCTCGCGCAACCGACGTTCGCCATCCTGTGGGTGGCCACCATTCTCGGCAACATCGGCAGTTTCATGCGCGATGTTGCCAGCGCGTGGCTCGCCACCGACCTGTCGACCTCGCCCGCGGCAGTCGCCACGATCCAGGCCGCGGCCACGCTGCCGGTATTCCTGCTCGCGATTCCCGCCGGCGTGCTGTCCGATATCCTCGACCGCCGCCGCTTTCTCATCGTCATCCAGATCGGTCTCGCGATCGTCAGCGGCTCGCTGATGATGCTCGCGTGGCGCGGCGCGCTGACCATCGAACTGCTGATCGGCCTCGCATTCGTGGGCGGCATCGGTGCCGCGATGATGGGACCGACGTGGCAGTCCATCGTGCCCGAACTGGTCCCGCCGAGCACCCTGCGGCAGGCCGTGGCGCTGAACGCGCTCGGCGTGAATATCGCGCGTGCGATCGGTCCCGCCACCGGCGGCCTGCTGCTGGCCGCATTCGGCGCATCGGCGACGTATGGGGCCGACCTGCTCAGCTATCTCTTCGTGATCGGCGCGCTGATCTGGTGGCGGCGCCCCGTGCAGCCGCCCGATCCGCTGCGCGAGCATTTCTTCAGCGCGTTCCGCGCGGGCCTGCGCTTCACGCGGGCGCACAGCAAGCTTCATATCGTGCTGCTGCGCGCGGCCGTGCATTTCGCGTTCGGCAGCAGCATCTGGGCCCTGCTTCCGCTCGTCGCACGGCAACTGCTGCATGGCGGCGCTGGCCTGTATGGCGTGCTGCTGGGCGCGGTGGGCGCGGGCGCGATTGCCGGCGCGCTGATCATGCCGCCGCTGCAGAAGCGGCTCGATGCCGACGGCATGGTGCTGCTCTCCGCCGCCGTCACCGCCGTGGTCATGGCCGTGCTGTCGTTCGCGCCGCCCGTATGGCTCGCGCTGCCGCTGCTGTTGCTGCTCGGTGCCGCGTGGATCATGGCGCTCACCACGCTCGGCGGCGCCGCGCAGGCGATCCTGCCCAACTGGGTGCGGGGCCGCGCGCTCGCGGTCTACCAGATGGTGTTCAATGGCGCGATGGCGGGCGGCAGCCTGCTGTGGGGCTTCGTCGCGCAGGCGCTCGGTACGCCGCACGCGCTGCTAATGGCCGCGATCGGCCTTGCGATCGCCGCCTCGCTGCTCCATCGCGTGCGCCTGCCGCGCGGCGAGGAGGACCTGGTTCCCGCGCAGCACTGGCCCGAACCGGAAATGGCCGATGGCATGGCCGACCGGATCACGCACGATCGCGGACCGGTGATGATCCTGATCGAATACCGCGTCACGCCCGCCAATCGCGACGACTTCCTGCGCGCGGTCTACAAACTATCCGAGGAACGCCTGCGGGACGGGGCGTTCAACTGGGGCGTGATGGAAGACCCCGCGGACCCCGACCTCATGACCGAATGGTTCCTCGTGGAATCGTGGGCCGAGCATCTGCGCCAGCACCGGCGTGTGCCGAACGCCGATGCCGACGTGCAGCGCGATATCGCGCAGTTCCACTCGGGTAGTGAGCCGCCGCGCGTGCGGCATCTGCTCGGCGTGGGTCTGCCCGCTGCCTGA
- a CDS encoding alpha/beta fold hydrolase, translating into MSYITTKDGTRIFYKDWGSGRPVVFSHGWPLNADAWDAQMLFLVQKGFRVIAHDRRGHGRSDQPAQGNDMDTYADDLGAVLDALDIQGATLVGHSTGGGEVAHYIGRHGTKRVAKAVLIGAVPPIMLKTEANPGGLPMEVFDGIRKGVADNRSQFYQELALPFFGFNRPGAKVSQGTIDNFWAQGMTGGVLGHYLCVKEFSEVDYTEDLKKIDVPTLILHGDDDQIVPIDDAGALSAKIVKNATFKVVKGGAHGMCVVRADEINAELLAFLNT; encoded by the coding sequence ATGAGCTACATCACCACCAAGGACGGTACCCGCATTTTCTACAAGGACTGGGGCAGCGGCCGCCCGGTCGTCTTCTCCCACGGCTGGCCCCTCAACGCCGACGCCTGGGACGCGCAGATGCTGTTCCTCGTGCAGAAGGGTTTCCGCGTGATCGCGCACGATCGCCGGGGCCACGGCCGCTCGGACCAGCCCGCGCAGGGCAACGACATGGATACGTACGCCGATGACCTCGGCGCCGTACTCGACGCGCTGGATATCCAGGGCGCCACGCTCGTCGGCCACTCGACCGGCGGCGGCGAAGTCGCGCACTACATCGGCCGCCACGGCACGAAGCGCGTCGCCAAGGCCGTGCTGATCGGCGCGGTGCCGCCCATCATGCTCAAGACCGAAGCGAACCCCGGCGGCCTGCCGATGGAGGTGTTCGACGGCATTCGCAAGGGCGTCGCCGACAACCGCTCGCAGTTCTATCAGGAACTCGCGCTGCCGTTCTTCGGCTTCAACCGCCCGGGCGCCAAGGTGTCGCAAGGCACCATCGACAACTTCTGGGCACAGGGCATGACCGGCGGCGTGCTGGGCCACTACCTGTGCGTGAAGGAGTTCTCGGAAGTGGACTACACCGAGGACCTGAAGAAGATCGACGTGCCGACGCTGATCCTGCACGGCGACGACGATCAGATCGTGCCGATCGACGACGCTGGCGCGCTGTCCGCCAAGATCGTCAAGAACGCGACGTTCAAGGTCGTCAAGGGCGGTGCGCACGGCATGTGCGTGGTGCGCGCCGACGAAATCAACGCCGAACTGCTGGCATTCCTCAACACCTGA
- a CDS encoding response regulator transcription factor translates to MEATNRFSDWTEDAANEFLVLVVDDDAAVREAVSGLFASIGLRVVQHTTAEALLAAPLPEQPSCIVLDISLGGLSGLELQTRLRKDGIHTPIVFLSGVGDVPMTVSAMKAGAINFIAKPFRDQELIDAVFEALHLDVQRRAELARTAALRIGFASLTPRERDAMTLLARGLSNKQVADMLDISPATVKTYRAQTMKKMQARSFAELVTMARALDLVTAQPD, encoded by the coding sequence ATGGAAGCCACCAACCGATTCTCAGACTGGACCGAAGACGCCGCGAACGAGTTCCTGGTGCTCGTCGTGGACGACGACGCGGCCGTGCGCGAAGCGGTGTCCGGTCTGTTCGCATCGATAGGCCTGCGCGTGGTGCAGCACACGACGGCCGAAGCCTTGCTGGCTGCGCCCCTGCCGGAACAGCCTAGCTGCATCGTGCTCGATATCTCGCTCGGCGGACTCAGCGGCCTGGAGCTGCAGACACGCCTGCGCAAAGATGGCATTCATACCCCCATCGTCTTCCTGTCCGGCGTCGGCGACGTGCCGATGACGGTGTCCGCGATGAAGGCAGGCGCGATCAACTTCATCGCCAAGCCGTTCCGCGACCAGGAACTGATCGATGCGGTATTCGAAGCGCTGCACCTCGACGTCCAGCGCCGCGCGGAACTGGCGCGCACGGCGGCCCTGCGGATCGGCTTCGCGAGCCTGACCCCGCGCGAACGCGATGCGATGACGCTGCTCGCGCGCGGTTTGTCGAACAAGCAGGTGGCGGACATGCTCGATATCAGCCCCGCGACGGTCAAGACCTACCGCGCGCAGACGATGAAGAAGATGCAGGCGCGTTCGTTCGCGGAACTCGTCACGATGGCGCGCGCGCTGGACCTGGTCACGGCGCAGCCGGACTGA
- a CDS encoding response regulator transcription factor, which yields MTSQSGEPAVANEDAMVLIVDDDAMLRAGLGNLFRSVGMQVMLFGSAAELLEYKMPDVPCCLVLDVRLRGPSGLDLQTRLGQMGIHIPIIFMTGYGDIAMTVAAMKAGAEDFMAKPFRDQDLLDAVSAALEKDRLRRRGLRKVEEIRTNYATLTPRESEVMGMAVAGLLNKQIAGEIGISEVTVKIHRGQAMRKMKARTFADLVLMAQQIGICKTE from the coding sequence GTGACATCGCAGAGCGGGGAGCCTGCCGTCGCCAACGAAGACGCGATGGTGTTGATCGTCGACGACGACGCCATGCTGCGCGCGGGACTGGGCAACCTGTTCCGGTCGGTCGGCATGCAGGTCATGCTGTTCGGCTCGGCGGCCGAGCTGCTCGAATACAAGATGCCGGACGTGCCCTGCTGCCTCGTGCTCGACGTACGGCTGCGCGGCCCCAGCGGCCTCGACCTGCAGACCCGCCTCGGCCAGATGGGCATTCATATCCCGATCATCTTCATGACGGGCTACGGCGATATCGCGATGACGGTGGCGGCCATGAAGGCCGGCGCCGAGGATTTCATGGCCAAGCCGTTCCGGGACCAGGATCTGCTGGACGCGGTATCGGCGGCGCTCGAGAAAGACCGGCTGCGCCGCCGCGGCCTGCGCAAGGTGGAAGAGATCCGCACGAATTACGCCACGCTGACGCCGCGCGAGTCGGAGGTCATGGGCATGGCGGTGGCCGGGCTGCTGAACAAGCAGATCGCCGGCGAGATCGGCATCAGCGAGGTCACGGTAAAGATCCACCGCGGCCAGGCCATGCGCAAGATGAAGGCCCGCACGTTCGCGGACCTCGTGCTGATGGCCCAGCAGATCGGGATCTGCAAGACCGAGTAA
- a CDS encoding hydrolase codes for MSNPKLEVLTPHNSQLIIIDHQPQMAFGVQSMDRQTLKNNVVGLAKAAKIFNVPTTITTVESDSFSGYTYPELLDVFPNAKTLERTSMNSWDDQKVRDALAANGRRKVVVAGLWTEVCNTTFALCAMLEGNYEIYMVADASGGTTKDAHDYAMQRMVQAGVVPVTWQQVLLEWQRDWKNRDTYDAVMAVAKEHSGAYGMGVDYAYTMVHKAAQRTATPHESIAPVHAPVIER; via the coding sequence ATGTCCAATCCCAAGCTCGAAGTGCTGACCCCGCACAACAGCCAGCTGATCATCATCGACCACCAGCCGCAGATGGCATTCGGCGTGCAGTCGATGGACCGCCAGACGCTCAAGAACAATGTGGTCGGCCTGGCCAAGGCAGCAAAGATTTTCAACGTTCCGACCACGATCACGACCGTGGAAAGCGATTCGTTCTCCGGCTACACGTACCCGGAACTGCTCGACGTGTTCCCGAACGCGAAGACGCTGGAGCGCACCTCGATGAACTCGTGGGACGACCAGAAGGTCCGCGACGCGCTGGCCGCGAACGGCCGCCGCAAGGTCGTCGTGGCCGGTCTCTGGACGGAGGTTTGCAACACGACGTTCGCGCTGTGCGCGATGCTCGAGGGCAACTACGAGATCTATATGGTGGCCGACGCCTCGGGCGGCACCACCAAGGATGCGCACGACTACGCGATGCAGCGCATGGTGCAGGCCGGCGTGGTGCCCGTGACCTGGCAACAGGTGTTGCTGGAATGGCAGCGCGACTGGAAGAACCGCGACACGTACGACGCCGTGATGGCCGTGGCCAAGGAACACTCGGGCGCGTACGGCATGGGCGTGGACTATGCCTACACGATGGTACACAAGGCAGCCCAGCGCACCGCCACCCCGCACGAGTCGATCGCGCCCGTGCACGCACCGGTGATCGAGCGCTGA
- a CDS encoding YoaK family protein, with the protein MPSASQPPSPKYHLPAFAFVAGFIDVIGFIALAGLFTAHVTGNLIMIGVASVGHAESLALKVLALPTFVVAVALVRITEKRLAARQPHAVAMLVAIECLLLALFAVAGIALTGSTGTAAVWLGTATGLLAVTAMAVQNALSRTALAELGPTTIMTGNTTQVVIDVVDLLSAAPEERAAIRGRLAKMVPGVLAFAAGAILGARLYLWVGYWAAWVPVVVLATLSGTRVRAVGAAKSIA; encoded by the coding sequence ATGCCATCCGCCAGCCAGCCACCTTCCCCGAAATACCACCTGCCCGCGTTCGCGTTCGTCGCGGGGTTCATTGACGTCATCGGCTTTATCGCGCTCGCGGGTTTGTTTACCGCACACGTGACCGGCAACCTGATCATGATCGGCGTCGCCTCGGTCGGCCATGCGGAGTCCCTCGCGCTCAAGGTCCTCGCGCTGCCGACGTTCGTCGTGGCGGTGGCGCTCGTGCGCATCACGGAAAAGCGCCTTGCGGCGCGGCAGCCCCATGCGGTGGCGATGCTGGTCGCCATCGAATGCCTGCTGCTGGCGCTGTTTGCCGTTGCCGGCATCGCGCTGACCGGCAGCACGGGGACGGCTGCCGTCTGGCTCGGCACCGCGACCGGACTGCTCGCGGTCACTGCGATGGCCGTGCAGAACGCACTCTCGCGCACGGCGCTGGCCGAGCTCGGTCCCACGACGATCATGACGGGCAATACGACGCAGGTGGTGATCGATGTCGTGGACCTGCTGTCCGCGGCGCCGGAAGAGCGTGCCGCGATTCGCGGGCGGCTGGCGAAGATGGTGCCGGGCGTGCTCGCGTTCGCGGCGGGAGCGATTCTCGGGGCGCGGCTGTATTTGTGGGTCGGTTACTGGGCCGCCTGGGTGCCGGTGGTCGTGCTGGCCACACTGAGCGGCACGCGCGTGCGGGCGGTCGGCGCGGCGAAATCTATTGCATGA
- a CDS encoding response regulator transcription factor: MSPTASATTHAIAIVDDDEAVRVAVGRLLRSFDFRVELYASGPDLLDAPCIDTLSCIISDVQMPAMSGFAVCQALRARGCEVPVILMTAFAGDNMEQNARAAGATQFLSKPFDEDDLIHCIERALSGG, encoded by the coding sequence ATGTCACCGACCGCTTCCGCTACTACGCATGCCATTGCCATCGTCGATGACGATGAGGCCGTTCGGGTGGCGGTTGGCCGTCTGCTGCGCTCGTTCGACTTTCGCGTGGAACTCTACGCGAGCGGTCCAGACCTGCTCGATGCGCCGTGTATCGATACGCTCTCCTGCATCATCAGCGACGTACAGATGCCCGCGATGAGCGGATTTGCCGTGTGCCAGGCGTTGCGTGCGCGTGGCTGCGAAGTGCCGGTGATCCTGATGACCGCCTTCGCTGGCGACAACATGGAACAGAATGCGCGCGCCGCGGGTGCGACGCAGTTCCTCTCGAAGCCTTTCGACGAGGACGATCTGATCCATTGCATCGAGCGCGCGCTGAGCGGCGGCTGA